Proteins encoded in a region of the Elaeis guineensis isolate ETL-2024a chromosome 7, EG11, whole genome shotgun sequence genome:
- the LOC105049050 gene encoding patellin-4, whose product MAVEVRSEASQMAEETVKAAEEPVKVVEAEEKKREETKSAEEQQKDSSVPVMERSSSFREESNFLSDLKESERKALIELRAKVEEAILENKLFKKEEKKAEEKEEVKEKGKPHSQEGDEGEKAKSESKEKVEVKEKEDNNLFKKLFKKEGKQEEQKPTEKEEVKETEKPETQEGGEGEKAKAEPEDDEEVKEEEEKPKDKEEMEEEEEKPISQEGGEGDNVKPEPKDREEVKPEIKEGSEGEKEEPDVTTEPKAVEAEPTEEKPTASEVKAVEEAEVTEAKEVEVIDKEVSLWGVPLLPSKGSDSTDVILLKFLRAREFKVKEAFEMLQNTLRWRKEFNVDSILDELLDADLGAASYTDGIDREGHPVCYNVSGVFQDDKLYQKIFGTEEGREKFLKWRVQLMEKGIQKLDFHPGGVASMLQITDLKDSPGPSKKELRIAMKQVVQLLQDNYPEFVARNIFINVPFWYYAFNALLSPFLTQRTKSKFVFARPAKVTETLLKYIPAEAIPIKYGGLKRENDIEFSVENGGVSELIVKAGSTECIEIPAPEVGTTLLWDLIVLGWEVNYKEEFVPTDEGSYTIIVQKGRKLGSQEEPIRNSFKNSEPGKVVLTFENNSFKKKKVLYRFKTKSN is encoded by the exons ATGGCAGTCGAGGTGAGATCCGAGGCAAGTCAGATGGCGGAGGAGACCGTGAAGGCTGCCGAGGAGCCGGTCAAGGTTGTGGAGGCTGAGGAGAAGAAACGAGAGGAAACCAAGTCGGCCGAGGAGCAACAGAAAGATTCTTCGGTTCCTGTGATGGAGAGAAGTTCTTCCTTTAGGGAGGAGAGCAACTTCCTCTCCGACTTGAAGGAGAGCGAGAGGAAGGCGTTGATCGAGCTGAGGGCGAAGGTCGAGGAGGCTATCCTTGAGAACAAGCTCTtcaagaaggaagagaagaaggctGAGGAGAAAGAGGAGGTCAAAGAGAAGGGAAAACCCCACAGCCAAGAGGGAGATGAAGGCGAAAAAGCAAAGTCTGAGTCGAAGGAGAAAGTGGAGGTGAAGGAGAAGGAGGACAACAACCTTTTCAAGAAACTCTTCAAGAAGGAAGGCAAGCAGGAAGAGCAGAAGCCGACGGAGAAAGAAGAGGTGAAGGAGACGGAGAAGCCTGAGACCCAAGAAGGAGGTGAGGGAGAAAAAGCGAAAGCTGAGCCAGAGGATGACGAGGAggtgaaggaggaggaggagaagccaAAGGATAAGGAggagatggaggaggaggaggagaaacctATCTCCCAAGAAGGTGGTGAAGGAGATAATGTGAAACCCGAGCCAAAGGACAGAGAGGAGGTGAAACCCGAGATAAAAGAAGGTAGCGAAGGGGAGAAGGAAGAACCTGATGTAACTACTGAGCCAAAGGCCGTAGAAGCTGAACCTACCGAGGAGAAACCCACAGCTTCTGAGGTGAAGGCTGTAGAAGAAGCTGAAGTAACCGAGGCCAAAGAGGTTGAAGTCATCGACAAGGAGGTGTCTCTTTGGGGAGTGCCCCTTTTGCCAAGCAAAGGCTCTGATAGCACTGATGTTATCCTTCTGAAGTTCCTTCGTGCCCGTGAGTTCAAGGTGAAGGAGGCCTTTGAGATGCTCCAGAACACTCTTCGGTGGAGGAAGGAGTTCAATGTCGATTCAATCCTCGATGAGTTGCTGGATGCCGATCTTGGAGCAGCAAGCTACACCGATGGAATTGATCGTGAGGGGCACCCTGTTTGCTACAATGTCTCGGGGGTGTTCCAGGATGACAAACTCTACCAGAAGATTTTTGGCACAGAGGAGGGCAGGGAGAAGTTCCTGAAGTGGAGGGTTCAACTAATGGAGAAGGGCATTCAGAAGCTTGACTTCCACCCTGGAGGAGTTGCCTCGATGCTTCAGATTACCGACCTGAAGGACTCTCCCGGTCCATCGAAGAAGGAGCTTAGGATTGCTATGAAGCAGGTTGTCCAGCTTCTTCAGGACAACTATCCAGAATTTGTCGCAAGAAAT ATCTTCATCAATGTTCCCTTCTGGTACTATGCATTCAACGCTCTCCTCTCCCCATTCTTAACCCAGAGGACCAAGAGCAAATTTGTCTTTGCTCGTCCAGCAAAGGTCACAGAGACTCTTCTCAA GTACATTCCTGCTGAAGCTATACCTATCAAATATGGTGGCCTGAAACGTGAGAATGACATCGAGTTCTCTGTCGAAAATGGTGGGGTTTCAGAGCTCATTGTCAAAGCTGGTTCGACTGAATGTATTGAAATTCCTGCACCAGAG GTTGGAACTACACTACTTTGGGATTTGATTGTGTTGGGTTGGGAGGTGAACTACAAAGAGGAGTTTGTCCCGACCGATGAGGGGTCTTACACCATCATCGTCCAGAAGGGCAGGAAGTTGGGATCTCAGGAAGAGCCAATAAGGAACTCATTCAAGAACAGTGAGCCTGGGAAGGTCGTCCTGACATTTGAGAACAACtcattcaagaagaagaaggtcttgtACCGATTCAAGACCAAGAGTAATTAA